One Nicotiana tomentosiformis chromosome 4, ASM39032v3, whole genome shotgun sequence genomic window carries:
- the LOC138910467 gene encoding uncharacterized protein — protein sequence MRILESHGVDFATFQLEGRARNWWKSYLLGRPADSPPMTWDRFTRIFLDRYILPSQREELRFQFEQLQQVQISVTDYEARFSELSRHALMILPTEAERVQRFVAGLHTSIHATMAREVEMRTSYELVVEIAQRIDGMRQRSREQVIRDKRFRYSGEFRGAPYGGRGQFVRGKSSRPLYPAPPPPRGAPM from the coding sequence atgaggatattggagtctcatggggtagactttgctacttttcagctggagggcagagcccgtaaTTGGTGGAAGTCGTATCTTCTTGGAAGACcggcagattctcctcccatgacttgggacaggttcacccgtatcttcctggacaggtatattctgccctcccagagggaagagttgcggttccagtttgagcagctccagcaagtTCAAatatcagtgaccgattatgaggcaaggttctctgagttatctcgccatgcacttatgatactccctactgaggcggagagagtacaaaggtttgttgcgggtttacatactagcATTCATGCCaccatggctcgagaggttgagatgaggacttcttatgagttggttgtggagatagcccaaaGGATTGATGGTatgcgtcagcgtagccgagagcaggttataagggataagcggtttagatattctggagagttcagaggtgctccgtatgggggtagaggtcagttcgtgagagggaagTCTAGCAGGCCcctatatccagcaccaccgcctcctcggggtgccccaatgtga